One stretch of Gemmatimonadaceae bacterium DNA includes these proteins:
- a CDS encoding DUF305 domain-containing protein, with protein sequence MLIGHSALARYLLPAALVLAAACGDAPTAVDPTTLSDAVSSRTPAALSAPAPTTAGARYEVKFMSDMIDHHEMAIKMAELCVSKAVHAELRTLCADIIATQRAEMMQMQTWLRTWYGISYQPEMKPGDMRMIEKMAALPAAEFEVEFMQMMIKHHSKAVKEGEDCLDRAYHAELIALCENIIATQSRERAQMQQWLCAWYGICK encoded by the coding sequence ATGCTCATTGGACACTCCGCTCTCGCTCGCTACCTGTTGCCGGCCGCGCTCGTGCTGGCGGCTGCCTGTGGTGACGCGCCCACCGCAGTCGATCCCACGACGCTATCCGATGCCGTGTCGTCGCGTACACCCGCAGCGCTGAGCGCACCTGCGCCCACGACGGCTGGGGCCCGCTACGAGGTGAAGTTCATGTCGGACATGATCGATCATCACGAGATGGCGATCAAGATGGCGGAGCTCTGCGTGTCCAAGGCGGTGCACGCAGAGCTCCGCACCCTGTGCGCGGACATCATCGCCACCCAGCGGGCCGAGATGATGCAGATGCAGACCTGGCTCCGCACGTGGTACGGGATCAGCTACCAGCCCGAGATGAAGCCGGGCGACATGCGCATGATCGAGAAGATGGCCGCCCTTCCGGCCGCAGAGTTCGAGGTGGAGTTCATGCAGATGATGATCAAGCATCACTCGAAGGCGGTGAAGGAAGGCGAGGATTGTCTGGATCGCGCGTACCACGCAGAGCTCATCGCGCTGTGCGAGAACATCATCGCCACGCAGTCACGTGAGCGTGCGCAGATGCAGCAGTGGCTCTGCGCGTGGTACGGGATCTGTAAGTAA